In one window of Gouania willdenowi chromosome 8, fGouWil2.1, whole genome shotgun sequence DNA:
- the kctd13 gene encoding BTB/POZ domain-containing adapter for CUL3-mediated RhoA degradation protein 1, protein MSAEASVGSHAASSAQSGVSQPVCQNTGGHQSQGLLGSKYVKLNVGGSLHYTTVQTLSKEDSLLRSICNGGTEVAIDAEGWVVLERCGRHFGLVLNFLRDGSVPLPEDHRELEEILKEAQYYQVQGLAQHCLNAMQKQKDVFETVCRIPMITSAKEEQKMISTCRKPVVKLQNNRGNNKYSYTSNSDDNLLKNIELFDKLVLRFNGRVLFVKDVLGDEICCWSFYGEGRKIAEVCCTSIVYATEKKQTKVEFPEARIFEETLNILIYENNRGSGPGGLHLMDSSLGAGHSEEEGGAVGGDRRVRRIHVRRHIMHDERGHGQQTVYKD, encoded by the exons ATGTCTGCTGAGGCCTCAGTTGGCAGTCATGCTGCCAGCTCTGCCCAGTCTGGTGTTTCTCAGCCAGTTTGCCAAAACACTGGTGGACACCAAAGCCAGGGCCTACTGGGGAGTAAGTACGTCAAGCTGAATGTGGGGGGCTCGCTGCACTACACAACCGTGCAGACGTTAAGTAAGGAGGACAGTCTGCTGCGGAGCATTTGCAATGGAGGAACAGAGGTCGCAATAGATGCAGAAG GTTGGGTGGTTCTGGAGAGGTGCGGCCGACATTTTGGGCTGGTGCTGAACTTTCTGCGAGACGGCTCGGTACCGCTTCCTGAGGACCACAGAGAGCTGGAGGAGATCCTAAAGGAGGCCCAGTACTACCAGGTCCAGGGACTCGCCCAGCACTGCCTCAATGCAATGCAG AAACAAAAGGATGTGTTTGAAACAGTGTGTCGCATCCCAATGATTACGTCAGCCAAAGAAGAACAGAAAATGATCTCCACATGTAGAAAG CCGGTCGTAAAGTTGCAAAATAACAGAGGAAACAACAAGTATTCGTACACAAG TAACTCTGATGATAACCTGCTGAAGAACATCGAGCTCTTTGACAAACTCGTGCTGCGTTTTAACGGCCGCGTCCTGTTTGTCAAAGACGTGCTCGGGGATGAAATCTGCTGCTGGTCGTTCTACGGCGAAGGCCGCAAGATCGCTGAAGTTTGCTGCACTTCCATAGTTTACGCCACCGAGAAGAAGCAGACCAAA GTGGAGTTTCCCGAGGCTCGAATATTTGAAGAAACCCTGAACATTCTCATCTATGAGAACAACCGAGGGTCTGGACCAGGAGGGCTCCACCTGATGGACTCGTCACTGGGGGCCGGTCACtcagaggaggaggggggcGCTGTCGGGGGAGACAGACGAGTTAGACGGATCCACGTGAGGAGGCACATAATGCACGACGAGCGAGGGCACGGTCAACAAACCGTGTACAAGGACTAA
- the LOC114468864 gene encoding tubulin beta-4B chain-like yields the protein MREIVHLQAGQCGNQIGAKFWEVISDEHGIDPTGTYHGDSDLQLDRISVYYNEASGGKYVPRAILVDLEPGTMDSVRSGPFGQIFRPDNFVFGQSGAGNNWAKGHYTEGAELVDSVLDVVRKEAESCDCLQGFQLTHSLGGGTGSGMGTLLISKIREEYPDRIMNTFSVVPSPKVSDTVVEPYNATLSVHQLVENTDETYCIDNEALYDICFRTLKLTTPTYGDLNHLVSATMSGVTTCLRFPGQLNADLRKLAVNMVPFPRLHFFMPGFAPLTSRGSQQYRALSVPELTQQMFDAKNMMAACDPRHGRYLTVAAVFRGRMSMKEVDEQMLNVQNKNSSYFVEWIPNNVKTAVCDIPPRGLKMAATFIGNSTAIQELFKRISEQFTAMFRRKAFLHWYTGEGMDEMEFTEAESNMNDLVSEYQQYQDATAEEGEFEEEGEEEVA from the exons ATGCGTGAAATTGTACATTTACAGGCCGGCCAGTGCGGGAACCAGATAGGGGCCAAG TTCTGGGAGGTCATCAGCGATGAACATGGCATTGATCCCACTGGAACCTACCATGGTGACAGCGATCTGCAATTAGACAGGATCAGCGTCTACTATAACGAGGCCTCAG gtgGGAAATATGTACCTCGTGCAATCCTGGTGGACTTGGAGCCTGGTACCATGGATTCAGTCAGGTCTGGCCCCTTTGGTCAGATATTCAGACCTGATAATTTTGTCTTTG GCCAGAGTGGAGCCGGAAACAACTGGGCCAAGGGCCATTACACTGAAGGAGCTGAGCTGGTGGACTCTGTCCTGGATGTGGTGAGGAAAGAGGCTGAGAGCTGTGACTGCCTGCAGGGCTTCCAGCTCACCCACTCCCTGGGTGGTGGCACTGGCTCTGGCATGGGCACCCTGCTCATCAGCAAGATCCGCGAGGAGTACCCCGACCGCATTATGAACACCTTCAGCGTTGTGCCTTCACCCAAAGTGTCTGATACTGTGGTGGAGCCCTACAACGCCACCCTGTCTGTCCACCAGCTGGTGGAGAACACTGATGAGACCTACTGTATCGACAATGAAGCTCTTTACGACATCTGCTTCCGCACTCTCAAACTGACCACTCCCACTTACGGCGATCTCAACCACTTGGTGTCGGCCACCATGAGCGGTGTGACCACCTGTCTGCGTTTTCCTGGCCAGCTCAATGCTGATCTGCGTAAACTAGCCGTTAACATGGTACCCTTTCCCCGTCTACACTTCTTCATGCCAGGGTTCGCCCCCCTCACCAGCAGGGGCAGCCAACAGTACCGCGCCCTCTCCGTGCCTGAGCTCACTCAGCAAATGTTCGACGCCAAGAACATGATGGCTGCCTGCGACCCGCGCCATGGCCGCTACCTCACCGTGGCTGCTGTCTTCAGGGGACGCATGTCCATGAAAGAGGTGGATGAGCAGATGCTGAATGTGCAGAACAAGAACAGTAGCTACTTCGTCGAATGGATCCCCAACAATGTGAAGACCGCCGTCTGCGACATCCCACCACGTGGCCTCAAGATGGCTGCCACTTTCATCGGTAACAGCACGGCCATTCAGGAGCTGTTCAAGCGCATCTCGGAGCAGTTCACCGCCATGTTCCGCCGTAAGGCTTTCCTGCACTGGTACACAGGCGAGGGCATGGATGAAATGGAGTTCACAGAGGCAGAGAGCAACATGAACGACCTGGTATCTGAGTACCAGCAGTACCAGGACGCCACCGCTGAAGAAGGAGAGTTTGAGGAGGAGGGAGAAGAAGAAGTGGCTTAA